From the genome of Thermocrinis jamiesonii, one region includes:
- a CDS encoding CoB--CoM heterodisulfide reductase iron-sulfur subunit B family protein yields the protein MGVIGKKVAYYPGCSLEGAARAYDVSTRIVAKELGLELDYLEDYNCCGAMESKNVTFMGTLLLNARNMSLARKQGHDVIVAPCNGCSFSLQRTEYFLETDSKVFEKVNALLKEGGVDPLDKIPQTYHILEWFYHEAGPQKVKEKTKKPLRGLKVANYYGCLYTRPHFYARTYAHAGGQEEEARPRRRETADDDEHPYYMNALLEAAGATSVPFEPMHTQCCGGPHSLSDEQVSEKFVMMILQTAKRNGADIIATECPLCHASLEMYRHRLMMKGVPDVDVPAAYFTQLLGLAFGYSASDVKLKDNLSDPLPVLRRLGLA from the coding sequence ATGGGTGTTATAGGAAAAAAAGTGGCGTATTATCCTGGCTGTTCCTTAGAAGGTGCAGCAAGGGCTTACGATGTTTCTACAAGAATAGTAGCAAAAGAGCTTGGTTTGGAACTGGATTATTTAGAGGATTACAACTGCTGTGGTGCTATGGAGTCAAAAAACGTAACCTTTATGGGAACCTTGCTCTTGAATGCCCGAAACATGTCTTTGGCAAGAAAGCAAGGGCATGATGTGATAGTGGCACCTTGCAATGGCTGTTCCTTCTCACTGCAAAGAACGGAATACTTCTTAGAAACTGACAGCAAAGTGTTTGAAAAGGTAAATGCTTTGCTGAAAGAAGGTGGAGTGGATCCATTGGACAAAATACCGCAAACCTATCACATTCTTGAGTGGTTCTACCACGAGGCAGGTCCCCAAAAGGTTAAGGAAAAAACCAAAAAACCACTCAGAGGTCTAAAGGTTGCTAACTATTACGGTTGTCTTTATACAAGACCGCACTTTTACGCAAGAACCTACGCCCACGCAGGAGGACAGGAAGAGGAAGCAAGACCCAGAAGGAGAGAAACTGCGGACGATGACGAACATCCATACTACATGAACGCCTTATTGGAAGCGGCAGGAGCTACCAGCGTACCCTTTGAGCCTATGCATACTCAGTGCTGTGGAGGACCTCACTCTCTGTCTGATGAGCAAGTTTCTGAAAAGTTTGTGATGATGATCCTTCAAACTGCTAAAAGGAATGGAGCGGATATAATAGCTACAGAATGTCCTCTGTGCCATGCTTCCTTGGAGATGTATAGACACAGGCTTATGATGAAGGGAGTGCCAGATGTGGATGTACCTGCGGCGTACTTTACTCAGCTTCTTGGCTTAGCTTTTGGATACAGCGCAAGTGACGTAAAGCTCAAAGACAACCTTTCTGATCCTCTTCCCGTGCTGAGAAGGTTAGGTTTGGCCTGA
- a CDS encoding FAD-dependent oxidoreductase, whose protein sequence is MAKSVLVIGGGPAGLGAARILGRLGIQTILLEKEDRLGGNPVLNHYHTLIPRKLKPEQVLGPYIREVESNPNVQVKLRTELEACEGEPGSYRVKLSNGETHEVGAIVVATGFEHFDPRRKGELGYGLYPDVITNLELEQMFSKEGRLYRPSNGQLPKRVAFVFCVGSRDRQLGVTNVHCCRYGCALSGLQAMEIRQHYPDVDVFCYYMDVRTYGTWEYPFYWAPQEQYGVRYVRGRIAEITYSPADGRLRVKHEDTIVQRPSEVPMDLVVLVLGMEPSAGTKKVAKILGLAQDPDSKFLIPSEESGSNIISNKPGIFIAGACKGPIDIESSLSEGEAAGAEAAAFLNAKVTV, encoded by the coding sequence ATGGCAAAGAGTGTATTGGTTATAGGTGGCGGTCCTGCAGGTTTGGGTGCAGCGAGGATTCTCGGAAGGCTTGGCATCCAAACCATCCTATTGGAAAAGGAAGACAGGCTGGGTGGTAACCCTGTGCTCAATCACTACCACACGCTAATACCCAGAAAGCTAAAGCCGGAGCAAGTGCTGGGTCCCTACATAAGGGAAGTGGAGAGCAATCCAAACGTGCAGGTGAAGTTAAGAACCGAACTAGAAGCCTGCGAAGGAGAACCCGGAAGCTACAGAGTCAAACTTTCCAACGGTGAAACTCACGAAGTGGGTGCAATAGTAGTTGCAACTGGTTTTGAACACTTTGACCCCAGAAGAAAGGGAGAGCTGGGATACGGACTTTATCCAGACGTGATAACCAACTTAGAGCTTGAGCAAATGTTCTCCAAAGAAGGAAGGCTTTACAGACCTTCCAACGGTCAGCTTCCAAAGAGGGTAGCCTTTGTGTTCTGCGTAGGTTCCAGGGATAGACAGCTTGGGGTAACGAACGTGCACTGCTGTAGATACGGTTGCGCTCTGTCTGGACTTCAGGCAATGGAGATAAGACAGCACTATCCAGATGTAGATGTTTTCTGCTATTACATGGATGTGAGGACCTACGGCACTTGGGAGTATCCTTTCTATTGGGCACCTCAAGAACAATACGGTGTTAGGTATGTCAGAGGTAGGATTGCAGAAATCACCTACAGCCCTGCGGACGGAAGGTTAAGGGTAAAGCATGAGGACACCATAGTTCAAAGACCCTCCGAGGTTCCCATGGACCTTGTGGTTCTCGTGCTTGGAATGGAACCTTCTGCAGGCACAAAGAAGGTTGCCAAGATCCTTGGACTCGCCCAGGACCCAGACAGCAAGTTCTTAATTCCTTCTGAAGAATCAGGCTCTAACATAATATCCAACAAGCCTGGTATATTTATAGCTGGAGCCTGTAAAGGTCCCATAGATATAGAATCTTCTCTCTCTGAGGGTGAAGCTGCAGGAGCAGAGGCTGCTGCGTTTCTTAATGCAAAGGTGACTGTATGA
- a CDS encoding 4Fe-4S dicluster domain-containing protein produces the protein MAIHERSLVEPERIVRKERLVIDGVDVSGDWNLIILPRVINDYDLDFAKEIMESPDGKTIVQCYQCSYCTASCPVHNYWDERYNPRHFIYLARLGLIDELQKRADVMWRCVSCHKCTHRCPKGVLVEEVLKVILRVMAKKGLIDEYPSKKFDKFFTESVLEYGRIEDGELLFGWIEKQGYKVVKDPILKKPIPFMGETPEWLKQLVLKPIKSMNVDFLILNAKHMLFHPRTKNWNKFKQVLRKVMKEEGVLT, from the coding sequence ATGGCTATACACGAAAGAAGCTTGGTAGAGCCAGAAAGAATTGTAAGGAAAGAAAGACTTGTTATTGACGGGGTGGATGTGTCAGGAGACTGGAACCTGATCATCCTCCCAAGAGTGATAAACGACTACGACCTTGACTTTGCAAAGGAGATAATGGAGTCTCCCGACGGAAAGACTATAGTTCAGTGTTATCAGTGTTCTTACTGCACCGCATCTTGCCCTGTGCACAACTATTGGGACGAAAGATACAACCCAAGACACTTTATATACTTGGCAAGGCTTGGGTTGATAGATGAGCTTCAAAAAAGGGCGGATGTAATGTGGAGATGTGTGTCCTGTCATAAGTGCACCCACAGGTGTCCAAAGGGTGTGCTTGTGGAAGAGGTGCTAAAGGTTATCCTAAGGGTTATGGCAAAGAAAGGACTCATTGACGAATATCCCTCCAAAAAGTTTGACAAGTTCTTCACAGAAAGCGTGCTTGAATATGGAAGGATAGAAGACGGAGAACTACTTTTTGGATGGATAGAAAAGCAAGGTTACAAAGTGGTTAAAGACCCAATCCTCAAAAAACCCATACCTTTTATGGGTGAAACTCCAGAGTGGTTAAAGCAATTGGTGTTAAAGCCCATAAAGTCTATGAATGTGGATTTTCTTATACTGAACGCAAAGCACATGCTCTTCCATCCAAGGACCAAAAACTGGAACAAATTCAAACAAGTTCTAAGAAAGGTTATGAAAGAAGAAGGAGTATTAACTTGA